The sequence below is a genomic window from Acetomicrobium sp. S15 = DSM 107314.
CACCAGCGGACAGGACGGGCCAGCGGAAGCTTGCCCCTTATCTCGCCCATAGGCCACCCGCCGACGGGAGGGAGCCCTGTAGCCGCATCGATGGCCCTGACTATAGAGGGGTATTCCTCGGGAGCTGTCCTCATAAAGTGGTGCCTTGCCCAGCGCGAGCGGGAAAGGTCTATTAAGAGCTTCCTCGCGAGCCACGGAGAACTCTCATCATCGAGCTGCACGAGGGATTGCGCCGCCACGAAGACCGCATCCAAGGCCACGAGGCTCTTGGGCACCTCCTGAGGCAGGAAAAATCCGCCCACCTCCTCCCAGCGCGACGGATCGCCCTCCGGATACAGCGCTTCGATAATGGCCATCGCCCTGGAGGCTTTTTCTCGAGGTGACAAATTACTCCATAGAGAGCGCCACAGCTCGTAAGGTTTTAAATCTGGCGCCTCGGCAAGCAATGACTCTTTCAGGACGAGCGCTTGACGCTCTCCCTCTTCCATAGCCTTATAGCGGGCGCTATAGGTTTCTATCCAGTCGGCGTAAGCTGCTCCGCACAAAGCTGTGGCCAGCAAGAGTGCCACA
It includes:
- a CDS encoding cell division protein FtsL; translation: MRGVIVMLRKVSIAVALLLATALCGAAYADWIETYSARYKAMEEGERQALVLKESLLAEAPDLKPYELWRSLWSNLSPREKASRAMAIIEALYPEGDPSRWEEVGGFFLPQEVPKSLVALDAVFVAAQSLVQLDDESSPWLARKLLIDLSRSRWARHHFMRTAPEEYPSIVRAIDAATGLPPVGGWPMGEIRGKLPLARPVRWWITIATAMSEEMLFLDASGRPTGSHGPYAWDRRRGRIYNVNFGRDDGSEWDG